The Candidatus Deferrimicrobiaceae bacterium genome includes the window CCGAGCGGACCACGAGGTAGACCGCGGCCACCAGGGCGAGAAACTTCAGGACGTACTGGATGACGAACCCCTTTTTGATGCCCCCCTCGAGCGAGAACGCTTTCCCCAGGATCTTCCGGATCATGTAAAAGTTCCCGTAGGCGATCGCCGCGCCGCACGCGGCCCCTGGAAGCATCCGGTACTTCCCGGCGATCACGATCCCGGCAAGGACCACGCCGGCGGAGATGAGGATCTTCGTCTCCAGGGAACGGGACGCGAGGATTCCCGCCCCTTCGCCCTCCCGCGGGGCGTCGGGGTCCGCCACGGTCATCCCTCTCCCGCTCGCGCCGGGCCTGTTACCTTCCACCGGGCTTCCTCTTCTTCTCTTCCTCTTTTTCCTGCTCCTGGCCGGACCGGAGAGCGGCGCGGAAGAGGCTGCGCACCCCCGCGGCGAAACCGATTCCGAGCCAGACCACCGTCATCCAGGGACCGGTCCCGAGCCACTTGTCGAGGTAGTACCCGATGGCCAGGCCGAGGATGACCGCAATGGCCATTTCCAGGCCCAGAGCGCTGTATCGGCCCAGATCCCGGAAGAGTGCTCTACGGTCCTGTTTGTCGGTCATGTCGATAAACCACTGTTGTGTATCACAGTCTCCGGAGGGCCGTCAATCGGAAAACCGATCCGCGCCGGCCCCCCCTCCCCTGCCGCGCACCTCCCGACGGAGTCCTATCCTCGGAGGACCTCCCGCGCCGCCCGGATCGTTTTGTCGAGGTCCTTCCGGGAGTGCGCCAGGGAGACGAATCCCGCCTCGAACTGGGAGGGGGCCAAGTAGATCCCCCGGTTGAGCATCCCGTGGAAATATCTGCCGTAGGCGGCGGTGTCGCTCGTTTTCGCGGTCGCGTAGTCGACGACGGGGCCTCCCTGGAAGAAGGTCGTCCACATCGACCCGACCCGGTTGGTCCAGGTGGGG containing:
- a CDS encoding AtpZ/AtpI family protein, which codes for MTDKQDRRALFRDLGRYSALGLEMAIAVILGLAIGYYLDKWLGTGPWMTVVWLGIGFAAGVRSLFRAALRSGQEQEKEEEKKRKPGGR